The genomic DNA AAAAAAATCTAGCAGGAATACTATTTTTAAATTTAGACTTAAAGCTTAGCAAAGCCAGAAAAGGCGATGCTAAAATCAAAATGACAAAGCTTAAAAATGTATAGATCACTCGCCATTTTCTTCTTTGTATAAAATACGACCGCAGTGCGGACAAGTAATTATATCTTCGCTTTTTATAACGTTTGCATAAGTTTTATCGTTTATTTTCATAAAGCAACCATAACATGCCTGTTTTCTTACAGGAACTACGGCTGTATTTTTAGCCCATTTACGAATTTTTTCATAAAAAGTCAAAACTTTTTGATTCATCTTAGCTAAAAGATCCTCTTTTTGAGTATATACTTCATTTCTATCTTTTTCTATATTTGAAAGCTCTTCAGAAACTTCATTTTCAAGTTCGCTAAGAGTTTTAGATATCTCTATTTTTTTTTGCTTAAGCTCATTTTCATAATTAAGTTTTGACTCTATAATCCTTTCCAATCTAGTTATCTCTTTGTTTGCCGCTTCTAGTTGATCTTTTGCTAAATCTTCTTCTAAATTCAGAGCCTTTATCTCTTTTTCAGTTTTTACAGATCCGCTTTTTTTACCGATATCTTTTATTTTCGCACCAAACTCAACTATATGAGAGTTTGTATTTGAAATTTGACTTTTTAACTCTTCTATTTCTGTTTGTATAGTTTCTACCTTCTCATCTATAGATAAGATTTCCTCTTTTTTAACGTTTAAGTTTTTATTAATATTCTCGATACGCGGCGCATAGCTATCTATTTTTTGGTCAATTTGAGATAGATTAACTAGCTGTTCTAGGTATTTGTTCATATATGTCCTTTTTTTGATTAACGATATTCAAATGGATTGATTGAATTTGTGATTGTAGCAAAAACTCCGTTTTTTTGCAAGTAAGCAGCCAATGAATCCCCAAAATACCGCTCACTTTCAAAATGTCCGATATCTATAAGACTAAGAGAATTTTCATAACATTCTAAAGCCGTATGGTATTTAAAATCTCCGCTTAAAAAACAGTCGGCTTCAAAATCACCTATTAGATCTGCTCCGCTTCCCGTACAAAATGCAGCTGTTTTTATAAATTCATTTGATTTTACAACTCTTAAATTTGATATTTTAAGTTTCGTTTTTATCTCATTTGCAAACTCTTCAAAACTTTTATTTACGTCAAATTTTAGTATAAAACCGTCCTCTATAAAATCCCTATATCCTAAAACTTCGCTCAAAACATACTTATTTAACACATGCAAATCAAAATTTGTATGCATAGATATAAGACTTATATCTTTTTTAAGCATTATATTTATTAAATTTGATGGAAATTTAGATAATTCAAGCCTCTTTAAACCCTTAAAAATAAGCGGATGATGAGTTATAAAAAGAGTTTTTTCTTTAGCATTATTTACTATATTCGTATCTAAATCAAGGCTTAAAACAACTTGATCAAACTCACTGTTCATACTTCCTATAATAAGTCCCGAATTATCCCAATTTTCTTGATTTTCAAATGGAGCGATACTATCTAAAATAGCGTAAATCTCGGATATTTTCACTTTTGCAAGCTCTCTTTATAAGCTAAAGCACAGCCCTTTGCTAACTCTCTAATTTTTAGTATAAAATCTTGACGCTGCGTAACACTTATAGCTCCTCTTGCATCAAGCACGTTAAATGTATGAGCCGCGAGCATGCAATAGTCATAAGCAGGTAGGGCTAAGCCGTGTTCTAGTATCGCTTTACACTCTTTACCATAATCTTCAAAATGTTTAAAAAGTATAGCAGTATCGGCGATCTCAAAGTTGTATTTGCTAAACTCATATTCACTTTGTTTATGAACATCACCGTAAGTGACGATTTTACCGTCTCTTTCATCCCAAACTATATCATATACGTTATTTTTATCTTGTAAATACATAGCTAAACGCTCAATTCCATAAGTTACTTCAGCACTAACTAACTCGCAAGGAATTCCGCCTACTTGCTGAAAATACGTAAATTGCGTCACTTCCATACCGTCTAACCAAACTTCCCAACCAAGACCCCAAGCTCCAAGAGTTGGGCTTTCCCAGTTGTCTTCTACGAAACGTATATCGTGTTTATTTATATCAAGACCTAAACGCTCCAAGCTTTTTAGATAGAGTTCTTGTATATTTTTTGGACTTGGTTTCATTATCACTTGAAACTGATAATAGCTCCCAAGACGATTTGGATTTTCACCATATCTACCATCAGTCGGGCGGCGGCTAGGTGCTACGTAAGCTACGTTCCACGGTTTATCGCCAAGACTTCTTAAAAATGTTGCTTGATGGTAAGTTCCTGCGCCAGCAGGCATATCGTAAGGCTGGACTATAATGCAGCCTTGCTCATGCCAATACGTTTGAAGAGTAAGTATTATCTCGCTAAATGTCATATAATTCCTTTAATTTTATCACTTTAGTAGCTTAAATTTAAATAACTTAAGATTTAAAATTTTCTACAGCTTTGTTCCACATAAGTTTATATTTCCTTTTGAGAAATTCAACTTCATCTTGAGAAATTTTAAGCTGATTAGTAAGAGTTTCAACGGTTTTTCTATCTTCATCATATAAATCTTGCATAGAATAAAGCGCTTCTTTTAGAAATTTATTTTCATTACGCAAAGCTTCTAAAGTCTCATCTTTGGCGTCCAAAACTTTTTCATGCAAATTTAAAATCGTACCTATAGTTTTTTCTACAAAACTTTCCCCAGGAAGAGTTGGATTTGAAGTAATATTCATCTCATTTAAGCTAGTTGGGACAACGCTCATAGTGCCTTCATTCGCTTCTATATAGATAGTATCGTTTTCGGTTTTTGTTTTTAGAACTCCTCTTTCGATCATTTCATCCACAACATCACGGTTTAGATGAACTAGTTTGCAGAACTCGTCGATTTCAAGATAGGTTTTCATTTTGCTCCTTTTTATCCTAGTAAAACTTCTATTTTTTTAGAATCCTCTTCAAGCATTAAAGCTTGTTTTGTTCTATCGTCTAATAATTTTTGACTTAAGCTTTCATCATTTAGTGCTAGAATTTGCATAGCCAAGTAAGCTGCATTTTTTGCTCCTGCTTTGCCTATAGCAAGAGTCGCAACCGGCATACCAGCTGGCATCTGAACAGTAGAATAAAGAGCGTCTATACCATTTACGGCTGAACCACCCATAGGTACTCCGATAACTGGTTTGGCTGTATTTGCAGCTACTGCACCTGCTAAATGAGCTGCCATACCAGCAGCGCAGATGAATACCGTCGCGCCCCTTTTATCTGCATCTATAACATAATCATGCGTACGCTTAGGACTTCTATGAGCCGAAC from Campylobacter fetus subsp. fetus includes the following:
- a CDS encoding zinc ribbon domain-containing protein — translated: MNKYLEQLVNLSQIDQKIDSYAPRIENINKNLNVKKEEILSIDEKVETIQTEIEELKSQISNTNSHIVEFGAKIKDIGKKSGSVKTEKEIKALNLEEDLAKDQLEAANKEITRLERIIESKLNYENELKQKKIEISKTLSELENEVSEELSNIEKDRNEVYTQKEDLLAKMNQKVLTFYEKIRKWAKNTAVVPVRKQACYGCFMKINDKTYANVIKSEDIITCPHCGRILYKEENGE
- a CDS encoding Nif3-like dinuclear metal center hexameric protein yields the protein MKISEIYAILDSIAPFENQENWDNSGLIIGSMNSEFDQVVLSLDLDTNIVNNAKEKTLFITHHPLIFKGLKRLELSKFPSNLINIMLKKDISLISMHTNFDLHVLNKYVLSEVLGYRDFIEDGFILKFDVNKSFEEFANEIKTKLKISNLRVVKSNEFIKTAAFCTGSGADLIGDFEADCFLSGDFKYHTALECYENSLSLIDIGHFESERYFGDSLAAYLQKNGVFATITNSINPFEYR
- the glyQ gene encoding glycine--tRNA ligase subunit alpha; the protein is MTFSEIILTLQTYWHEQGCIIVQPYDMPAGAGTYHQATFLRSLGDKPWNVAYVAPSRRPTDGRYGENPNRLGSYYQFQVIMKPSPKNIQELYLKSLERLGLDINKHDIRFVEDNWESPTLGAWGLGWEVWLDGMEVTQFTYFQQVGGIPCELVSAEVTYGIERLAMYLQDKNNVYDIVWDERDGKIVTYGDVHKQSEYEFSKYNFEIADTAILFKHFEDYGKECKAILEHGLALPAYDYCMLAAHTFNVLDARGAISVTQRQDFILKIRELAKGCALAYKESLQK
- a CDS encoding DUF3972 domain-containing protein codes for the protein MKTYLEIDEFCKLVHLNRDVVDEMIERGVLKTKTENDTIYIEANEGTMSVVPTSLNEMNITSNPTLPGESFVEKTIGTILNLHEKVLDAKDETLEALRNENKFLKEALYSMQDLYDEDRKTVETLTNQLKISQDEVEFLKRKYKLMWNKAVENFKS
- the purE gene encoding 5-(carboxyamino)imidazole ribonucleotide mutase, translated to MKFVSIIMGSKSDYEIVNEAAKILESFGVKFEMIISSAHRSPKRTHDYVIDADKRGATVFICAAGMAAHLAGAVAANTAKPVIGVPMGGSAVNGIDALYSTVQMPAGMPVATLAIGKAGAKNAAYLAMQILALNDESLSQKLLDDRTKQALMLEEDSKKIEVLLG